In Miscanthus floridulus cultivar M001 chromosome 19, ASM1932011v1, whole genome shotgun sequence, the DNA window TTATGATATCAGACAATCAATTTCATGGCAACCTCCCGTCATCCATTTGCAATGCTTCCATGCTTCAAAATATTGAAATAGTGAGCACCTTCATGTCTGGAACAATTCCACAGTGCTTGGGAATTCACCAAATGAACCTGTCCGTAGTGTTGCTAGCAAAAAGTGAGTTTGAAGCAACAAATGATGCTGATTGGGGCTTCATGGCTAGTCTAACCAATTGTAGCAATATGAGAAAAATATCTTTGGATTCCAACAAACTCAAAGGCGTGCTACCAAAATCAATTGCTAATTTGTCGATAGGAATGGAATTGTTTAGCATAGAAGACAATAAGATAACTGGAACAATGCCGGGAGGAATAGGGAACCTTGTCAACCTAAAGACACTTGATATGGATAAAAATATTCTTCTAGGCGCCATTCCATCATCTCTCGGCAAACTCAAGAAGTTGGAAAGATTATCTATACCAAAAAACACTTTGTCAGGTCCCATCCCTGTTGCCCTAGGCAACCTAACTCAACTTACTAAACTTCTTCTTAGTGTTAATGACTTTAGTGGACCTATACCTTCAAGTCTCAAAAACTGCCCTTTAGAAGTTTTGGATCTCTCTCACAACAGCCTTTCCGGATCAATACCTAAAGAACTATTTTTCATATCAACGTTGTCATTTTCCATGAATCttgcatataattccttatcaggGACGTTGCCATCAGAAGTGGGCAACCTAAAAAATCTCAATGAGATTGACTTTTCTAATAATATGATTTCTAGTGAGATTCCAAACTCTATCAGTGAATGTCAAAGTCTGGTATATCTCAATTTATCTAGAAACATCCTTCAAGGGACAATTCCAGTATCACTAGGAACTCTAAGGGGCCTCTTCGCGCTTGATCTTTCCTACAATAATTTATCTGGGGCCATACCTGAGACCCTTGCCAGATTAATGGGTATTTCATCATTGAATCTCTCGTTCAACAAACTCCATGGTGGAGTTCCAACAGATGGGGTATTTGAGAATGCAACTATAATCTTAATCACTGGGAATGATGGCCTATGTGGTGGTATCCGTCAACTGAAATTACCACCCTGCTTGAACCACACCACCAGCAAAACACATCAGAAACTTGCCATGAAAGTTTCCATATGCAGTGCATGTGTTTTTGTCACACTAGTATTTGTACTATACGTACTCCATCAAAAGAGCCAGAAGACAAAAGCAATAAACATACAAAGGTCCACCTTGAGTGAACAATACGTGAGGATTTCCTTTCCTGAATTGTCCGATGCAACAAATGGTTTTGCATCTGAAAACCTCATTGGAGCAGGGAGCTTTGGATCAGTCTACAAAGGTAGAATGAGAGTAAATGGTCAGGATGCAGTTGTCGCAGTTAAGGTTTTCAACCTCTTGCAACGtggtgcatctcaaagttttcttGCAGAATGCAACACTTTGAGATGTGCTCGACACCGAAATCTTGTAAAGATATTAACCGTCTGCTCAAGTATTGATTTTCAAGGCCATGACTTCAAGGCCCTTATCTATGAGTTTCTACCAAATGGAAATTTGGACCAATGGGTACACCAACATATCATGGAAGAATATGGTGAACAGAAGTCACTAGAACTGATTGCAAGGCTACACATCGCAATTGATGTGGCATCCTCGCTTGATTATCTACACAAACATACACCAGTGCCAATTGTTCACTGTGATCTTAAGCCAAGCAATGTTCTCttggattgtgacatggttgcTCACGTTGGTGATTTTGGGCTAGCACGGTTCTTGCATGAAGACAAAAATGAATCAAGTGGCTGGACATCAATGAGAGGATCAGTTGGTTATGCAGCTCCAGGTGTGCATCTAATCGCTCTCTTCTAATTAATCTACAATGTAGGCTAGAACTAAATTTAAGGTACTTTGGGTGTTTTACTTACTTAGATATGTAAATATAGCTAAACAGTAACTAAAATTTGAAGAATGTGAACGAGCTAAAATCTCTAAAATCTGTAGGGCGTGTTTGTTTCCGATTAAATCGGATCTGCAGCCACCCCACAGTGAAAATCAAAAAAATTCCACAAAACACCTTGCGGTATCGTTGATGCTTTTCACCGCGCAAGGCACAAAAAACCACAAGATTGAACTAGCGCTCCCATTTTCCATGCCGTGGGCTGGAGGCCGCGGTCGCGATACAGCAGCGCATAGCGCCACCGCAGTCCCAAACACGCCCACAGTTAGACACTAAAATAAATATGTACACTTAGTGGTCTAGAAATCATCTTTATACTAATGTTATTGTATGAACATATATCAAAATTTTCTCCATAAAAACAAATTCATTAAAATGGATTCATGTTTGGTTTCAGAGTATGGACTTGGCAATGAAGTCTCCACTCATGGTGATGTATACAGCTTCGGCATACTATTGCTGGAGATGATGACTGGAAAAAGACCAACAGACAATGAATTTGGAGGAGCCATCGGGCTTCGAAACTATGTTCAAATGGCACTACTAGACAAAGTCAGTGTTATTGTAGATCAACAGCTACTAATAGACACAAAAGATGATGAACCAATCAGCTCAAACTCCAGCAGTATGAGAAACGTGAGAATTGCCTGCATCACTTCAATTCTGCAGGTTGGGATTTGCTGTTCAGAGGAGGTGCCAACAGATCGCCCGTCAATCGGAGATGCTCTGAAAGAGTTGCAAGCAATTAGAGACAAGTTTTAGAATCACCTCTGCTTGAAGGGTCGTTGTCAGTTAGCTGAAGTGTGAAGGATTTCTTATGTGTTGTGTCGAATATATGGGCAGTGTGGTTAAAGCTAGGACAGGCGGCAAAGACAGTAGTGGCATGTTGAGATTTTAGAGCTGATAGTGTGCCACAGTTTCTTTTTGGACATTTTGGTGTATGTGTGAAAATTATACAATAACGTTGGCAAGAACTATCTGCTGTACAAGGACTGCGTCTTCACGAGACAAGTTTGGTTCATCATAAAGCaatggctaggcctttcggtgaTTGACACTGTTGGGATGGCGGGATCCCTGCATACTTACTGGCGTAAGTGCAGAGCCAAAATTGACCAAGATTAGAGAAGGAGGTTTGATGGTACTATTATCTACTTTTGGTGGAATATATGGAAAGAATGGAACAGAAGACAGTTCCAGAACAAGTATCTACAGCCTAGTCAAGTGGCGGTGCTGTGCAAGGAAGAGCTAATGcaatatttttttttagaaaggacggcaaaagcttGGCCGCAATTTTTATtagaagaagaacaaaaaaagATGACGACCCAGTTTATTGAGTGGAAACTAGGCCAAAAAACCACCGGACTAGAAATACAACGACCAACAACTCAAGCACGAAGACCGACTACTAAAACTTAACAAACCTCTAGTGCACGAAGCAACACTAAAAACAACTCAGTCGAAAACAAACAAAACCAAACTACCAGCTTCGCCTTCACTCACTCTAACACTGACTCTACTAACAACATGCACAAAACACACTTAGGAGAAAAAACATAGCACAACTTGAGACAAACTAAGGACCTCTGGTAACTAATGCTAAAAGAACAAGCTAACTGAATTTGACCGTAGAAGGCAGCACCCGCCAGCTACCCTTTGCTCTGAAGACACAACAACTAACCCACTAGCTTGTTTTCTCTAGACTGGAAGGGGAGCAACAGCTTAGCGCCTTAGCACATGATGCCTTCACCTTTTTGGAACGCCTAAAAGGAAAAAGAACTCAAGCCATTTGACCATCGCCAATAATCTGCTTCGAGTAGGTCTTTGTTGCCCTCTTCTTTTTTAGTTGTTGTCCATGCTCGACCAGTGCTTCGAGGGCTTCCATATTTTCCTTAATGAGCGAACGAACAAAGTGTTGTGCAAATTGTTCAAACTGAGCAGCAGCAGATGGTTCCAACTTAGGAGATAAATCACCAAGTTTCTTAAAAGCTCCTGCGCTACTTGAATTGTCCCTTTTTCAATTTTGCTTTTGGCTTTGTTAGCAAGTCTACTACTTTTGCG includes these proteins:
- the LOC136525155 gene encoding receptor kinase-like protein Xa21, whose translation is MALLREPLLLTFVFLACSPVSVSTSSNITDHGALMSFKSHVSMDASGALVQWGNLSVPMCQWPGVACGLKGRRLGRVVALNLAGLILAGTITTALGNLTYLRQLDLSSNHFHGILPPELGNLHDLETLVLSQNSIQGYIPPSLANCSRLVIIALDTNKLQGELPSEFCSLQNLKQLYLDENSLTGKIPSSIGSIVSLKEFVLQYNNLTGEIPIEIGSIVNLTRLSLGANQLSGTIPASLGNLSALTILSLALNQLEGSIPPMQGLSSLGVLELGANKLEGTIPPWLGNLSSLVIIDLQVNGFVGQIPESLGNLELLTVLSLTDNNLSGSIPHSIGNLHALISLYLNNNELQGSLPRSMFNLSSLEVLVLDYNNLTGVFPPDTGSKLSKLKRFMISDNQFHGNLPSSICNASMLQNIEIVSTFMSGTIPQCLGIHQMNLSVVLLAKSEFEATNDADWGFMASLTNCSNMRKISLDSNKLKGVLPKSIANLSIGMELFSIEDNKITGTMPGGIGNLVNLKTLDMDKNILLGAIPSSLGKLKKLERLSIPKNTLSGPIPVALGNLTQLTKLLLSVNDFSGPIPSSLKNCPLEVLDLSHNSLSGSIPKELFFISTLSFSMNLAYNSLSGTLPSEVGNLKNLNEIDFSNNMISSEIPNSISECQSLVYLNLSRNILQGTIPVSLGTLRGLFALDLSYNNLSGAIPETLARLMGISSLNLSFNKLHGGVPTDGVFENATIILITGNDGLCGGIRQLKLPPCLNHTTSKTHQKLAMKVSICSACVFVTLVFVLYVLHQKSQKTKAINIQRSTLSEQYVRISFPELSDATNGFASENLIGAGSFGSVYKGRMRVNGQDAVVAVKVFNLLQRGASQSFLAECNTLRCARHRNLVKILTVCSSIDFQGHDFKALIYEFLPNGNLDQWVHQHIMEEYGEQKSLELIARLHIAIDVASSLDYLHKHTPVPIVHCDLKPSNVLLDCDMVAHVGDFGLARFLHEDKNESSGWTSMRGSVGYAAPEYGLGNEVSTHGDVYSFGILLLEMMTGKRPTDNEFGGAIGLRNYVQMALLDKVSVIVDQQLLIDTKDDEPISSNSSSMRNVRIACITSILQVGICCSEEVPTDRPSIGDALKELQAIRDKF